In one Lolium rigidum isolate FL_2022 chromosome 3, APGP_CSIRO_Lrig_0.1, whole genome shotgun sequence genomic region, the following are encoded:
- the LOC124704204 gene encoding abscisic stress-ripening protein 5-like codes for MSEEKHHHLFHHKKEGEEFQPAADGGVNEYAYTSETVVAATDDGEYARITKEEKHHKHKEHLGEMGAVAAGAFALYEKHEAKKDPEHAHKHKIEEELAAAAAVGSGGYAFHEHHEKKEDHKEAKEASGEKKHHLFG; via the exons ATGTCTGAGGAGAAGCACCACCACCTGTTCCACCACAAGAAGGAGGGCGAGGAGTTCCAGCCCGCGGCTGACGGCGGCGTCAACGAGTACGCTTACACCAGCGAGACGGTGGTGGccgccaccgacgacggcgagtacGCGCGCATCACCAAGGAGGAGAAGCACCACAAGCACAAGGAGCACCTCGGCGAGatgggcgccgtcgccgccggagcCTTCGCCCTC tacGAGAAGCACGAGGCGAAGAAGGACCCGGAGCACGCGCACAAGCACAAGATCGAGGAGgagctggccgccgccgcggccgtcgGCTCCGGCGGCTACGCCTTCCACGAGCACCACGAGAAGAAGGAGGACCACAAGGAGGCCAAGGAGGCCAGCGGCGAGAAGAAGCACCACCTCTTCGGCTAG